One segment of Rhodopirellula baltica SH 1 DNA contains the following:
- a CDS encoding molybdopterin synthase catalytic subunit, translating to MPVQPTTDEKSGSVHVCLTDKPLEPMVAATSSEEPWLAHPDAGAMLWFHGVTRRKTVQGDRVTVTKELSYTAHREMAVKQLRELAHDAVREFTLHRVVIWHRLGVVPIGQASVIVGCSSSHRVASLDAVATIMDRLKKEVPIWKQERFESGDRQWIHPSPTTDDPTTH from the coding sequence GTGCCTGTCCAACCCACCACCGACGAGAAATCCGGTTCCGTTCACGTCTGTTTGACGGACAAACCTTTGGAACCCATGGTTGCCGCGACGTCCTCCGAAGAACCTTGGCTGGCACACCCCGACGCGGGTGCGATGCTTTGGTTCCATGGAGTGACTCGCCGCAAAACGGTACAGGGCGATCGCGTTACCGTCACGAAAGAACTTTCGTACACGGCCCATCGCGAAATGGCGGTCAAGCAACTCAGAGAGCTTGCTCACGACGCCGTGCGGGAATTCACCTTGCACCGGGTCGTGATTTGGCACCGCCTGGGCGTTGTCCCGATCGGACAAGCCAGCGTGATCGTCGGATGCAGCAGTTCCCACCGAGTCGCCTCGCTCGATGCGGTTGCCACCATCATGGATCGCTTGAAAAAAGAAGTTCCGATTTGGAAACAGGAACGATTTGAATCAGGCGACCGCCAATGGATTCACCCGTCACCCACGACGGACGATCCAACGACTCATTGA
- the fliW gene encoding flagellar assembly protein FliW, which translates to MRIDSHRFGTLELNADQLFLFPQGLIGMESLHQWALIPDPDNASVAWLQSAARGDRALAVISPRAFFPDYRVHIGRRDLSSLHLTSGSEVYVMTTVAGHVGKLTTNLRAPLMLNLDRRLGCQVITNDDRPMRQPLPTVAAESAKPLPTSQVRAA; encoded by the coding sequence ATGCGGATCGACAGTCATCGCTTCGGCACGTTGGAACTCAACGCCGATCAGTTGTTTTTGTTCCCGCAAGGTTTGATCGGAATGGAATCGCTTCATCAGTGGGCGCTCATTCCAGATCCTGACAACGCTTCGGTTGCGTGGCTGCAAAGTGCTGCCCGTGGTGATCGAGCGTTGGCCGTGATCAGCCCACGTGCGTTCTTCCCCGATTATCGCGTCCACATTGGTCGCCGTGATCTGTCGAGCCTGCACCTGACATCAGGTTCCGAAGTCTACGTGATGACCACCGTCGCCGGACACGTCGGGAAACTGACGACCAACCTGCGTGCTCCTTTGATGTTGAATTTGGATCGCCGCTTGGGTTGTCAAGTCATCACAAACGACGATCGCCCCATGCGTCAGCCATTGCCAACCGTGGCGGCTGAATCGGCCAAGCCACTGCCGACGTCGCAAGTACGGGCCGCCTGA
- the csrA gene encoding carbon storage regulator CsrA — translation MLVLSRHRDESIMIGDDVVVTIVDIRGDKVRLGIEAPQAIPVHRQEVYDAIQRENRRASQTGAGATKDVRPPRD, via the coding sequence ATGCTCGTCCTTTCCCGACACCGCGACGAAAGCATCATGATTGGTGACGATGTGGTCGTAACCATCGTTGATATCCGAGGCGACAAAGTGCGTCTGGGGATTGAAGCTCCACAAGCGATTCCAGTGCACCGCCAAGAAGTTTATGACGCGATTCAGCGAGAAAATCGCCGCGCGTCACAAACAGGTGCGGGGGCTACGAAGGACGTTCGTCCACCTCGCGACTGA
- a CDS encoding MoaD/ThiS family protein, translating to MNEPRSIEVLLFAGASEAADGADRVIVQSHENTTASDLMKQLADQYAALAPLAQRSRLAIDQKYVSPSHVIQPGAEVALIPPVSGG from the coding sequence ATGAACGAGCCGCGATCGATCGAAGTTTTGCTGTTCGCCGGTGCCAGCGAGGCCGCCGATGGTGCGGATCGTGTGATCGTCCAATCGCACGAGAACACCACCGCCAGTGATTTGATGAAGCAACTCGCCGACCAGTATGCCGCTTTGGCACCATTGGCTCAAAGATCACGATTGGCGATCGATCAAAAGTACGTGTCGCCCAGTCACGTGATTCAGCCAGGTGCGGAAGTCGCTTTGATTCCACCGGTCAGTGGCGGTTGA